The following proteins are co-located in the Fusarium verticillioides 7600 chromosome 7, whole genome shotgun sequence genome:
- a CDS encoding phosphatidylinositol glycan, class H → MLSTSPRLLIRHPSPTTAEFTVTTLRPIPPALHTLLTISRILLSILALLLLHARLTLHPFLAYAPPSLLKIIPASYLRAPTSTAALAQNIPLSVLVPVSIAVLWLSSRRGYASESILVMRGLGVQTSESPGSYLAGTATRFIPTEKIQDILVNEAFLGFEVRYYLIVIVEGEDDVVVVFPGLLPRRKIVEEVWRGVRRCLYEQRGEDKSLG, encoded by the coding sequence AtgctctcaacatcgcccCGTCTTCTCATTCGACATCCCTCTCCAACAACCGCCGAATTCACTGTCACGACTCTCCGGCCGATACCTCCAGCTCTACATACACTACTCACCATCTCTCGAATCCTCCTCTCGATCTTAGCGCTTCTTCTACTCCACGCGCGCCTTACTCTACATCCGTTCCTCGCCTACgcccctccctctcttctcaagatcatacCAGCTTCATACCTCCGTGCACCAACCTCGACCGCCGCTCTTGCGCAAAACATACCTCTATCTGTCCTCGTTCCTGTGAGTATAGCTGTGCTATGGCTATCCAGTCGAAGAGGCTACGCCAGCGAGAGCATTCTCGTCATGAGAGGCTTGGGTGTGCAGACCAGCGAAAGTCCAGGGAGCTACCTTGCGGGTACAGCCACGAGGTTCATACCGACCGAGAAAATCCAAGACATTCTCGTCAATGAAGCGTTTCTTGGATTTGAGGTGAGATACTACCTCATTGTCATAGTCGaaggtgaggatgatgtggtGGTTGTATTTCCAGGCTTGCTGCCACGACGAAAGATTGTGGAAGAAGTTTGGAGGGGCGTTCGGCGGTGTTTGTATGAGCAAAGAGGAGAGGATAAATCACTGGGCTGA